A genomic stretch from Cydia amplana chromosome 1, ilCydAmpl1.1, whole genome shotgun sequence includes:
- the LOC134654375 gene encoding mediator of RNA polymerase II transcription subunit 8 produces the protein MQREEKQLEVTLQAILNRVNDLKTAIQALIAKLENEYETINWPTFLDNYAILSGHLTGLSKILQAEMAPSLRALVVLPLQLGCERDEALSRLTEGRVPACTHDLVPDLLRTKPEPQAEQRLQQFNHKASTLSYDTAQKQVAQFTKVVNHVWEIISKGREDWDGESMRSQGMQPTHSTGDTHALVTAVGTGKGLRPGLAPLGVGGGALGPRGPPGPPPPPGPQAVAMPKAPSAIKTNIKAANQIHPYQR, from the exons ATGCAACGTGAAGAGAAGCAGCTGGAAGTAACTCTTCAAGCAATCCTGAACAGAGTCAATGATTTAAAAACTGCTATCCAGGCACTTATTGCTAAACTTGAAAATGAGTACGAAACTATCAACTGGCCAACTTTTCTGGATAACTATGCCATATTATCTGGtcat TTAACCGGCTTAAGTAAAATTCTGCAAGCAGAGATGGCTCCATCCTTGCGAGCTTTAGTGGTCTTGCCTCTACAACTGGGTTGTGAGAGAGATGAGGCGCTGTCGCGGCTCACCGAGGGCAGGGTGCCGGCTTGCACACATGACTTGGTGCCGGATCTGCTGCGCACCAAGCCTGAACCGCAGGCGGAGCAGAGGCTGCAGCAGTTCAACCATAAAGCTAGCACACTTAGCTATGACACTGCTCAg aaacAAGTAGCCCAATTCACAAAAGTCGTCAACCATGTTTGGGAGATTATATCCAAGGGGCGAGAGGATTGGGATGGAGAGTCCATGAGATCACAAG GTATGCAACCGACGCACAGCACCGGCGACACGCACGCGCTGGTGACGGCGGTGGGTACGGGCAAGGGGCTGCGGCCGGGCTTGGCGCCGCTCGgggtcggcggcggcgcgctcggCCCGCGCGGCCCGCccggcccgccgccgccgcccggccCGCAGGCCGTCGCCATGCCGAAAGCGCCCTCCGCGATTAAGACCAATATCAAGGCCGCCAATCAGATACATCCCTATCAACGataa
- the LOC134651020 gene encoding T-complex protein 1 subunit delta, with amino-acid sequence MVIKAGGDSGKVNSAVYKDKSKPTDIRLSNINAAKAVSDAIRTSLGPRGMDKMIQAANGEVTITNDGATILKQMSVIHPAAKMLVELSRAQDIEAGDGTTSVVVIAGALLDSAEKLLQKGIHPTVISDGFQKALQMALQVIEGMATPVDLQNEEALLQAAATSLNSKVVSQHSTILAPISVQAIRAVMEPIVGGVGARVDLRDVKVLERLGGTVEDTELVQGLVIPHRAANVNGPHRLEKAKVGLIQFCISPPKTDMDHNVIVSDYAAMDRVLKEERQYILNIVKQIKKAGCNVLLVQKSILRDALSDLAVHFLDKIKCMVIKDIEREDIEFVCKTLGCRPIASLDHFTAENLVNVDLVEEVNEPSGRYIKMTGCSGGGRTVSVLVRGSSGAVVAEAARSLHDALCAVRCVARRPALLPGGGAPEAAAAAALARAAIAAPGADHYCLRAYSDALEVVPSTLAENAGLNPIETVTELRAAHAAGGAGAAGAGVNVRRGRVTDMRQEHVLQPLHVTASALALATETVRAILKIDDIVNTMN; translated from the exons atcCAAGCCGCAAATGGTGAAGTGACAATAACCAATGATGGAGCGACTATTTTGAAACAGATGAGCGTGATTCACCCAGCTGCTAAAATG TTGGTAGAGCTGTCCCGCGCCCAAGACATTGAGGCGGGTGACGGCACTACCTCAGTGGTGGTAATCGCGGGAGCCCTGCTGGACTCGGCTGAGAAGCTCTTGCAGAAGGGCATCCATCCTACGGTCATTTCAGATGGGTTCCAGAAAGCTCTACAAATGGCCCTCCAG GTGATTGAAGGCATGGCGACTCCCGTGGACCTCCAGAATGAGGAAGCCCTGCTGCAGGCCGCTGCCACATCCCTCAACTCTAAAGTAGTTTCTCAGCACTCGACCATTCTGGCTCCTATTTCTGTCCAGGCTATTCGCGCTG TGATGGAGCCGATAGTGGGCGGCGTGGGCGCGCGCGTGGACCTGCGCGACGTGAAGGTGCTGGAGCGGCTCGGCGGCACCGTGGAGGACACGGAGCTCGTGCAGGGCCTCGTCATCCCGCACCGCGCCGCCAACGTCAACGGACCCCACAGGCTCGAGAAGGCCAAAGTCGGCCTGATACAGTTCTGCATATCGCCGCCCAAGACTGAT ATGGACCACAACGTAATCGTGTCGGACTACGCCGCGATGGACCGCGTGCTCAAAGAGGAGCGCCAGTACATCCTGAACATCGTGAAGCAGATCAAGAAAGCGGGCTGCAACGTGCTGCTCGTGCAGAAGTCCATCCTCAG AGACGCTCTGAGTGACCTAGCGGTGCACTTCCTCGACAAGATCAAGTGCATGGTCATCAAGGACATTGAGCGAGAAGACATCGAGTTCGTGTGCAAGACGCTCGGCTGCCGGCCCATCGCTTCGCTCGACCACTTCACCGCTGAAAACCTGGTCAATGTGGATCTGGTCGAGGAGGTCAATGAGCCCTCCGGCAGGTATATCAAG ATGACGGGGTGCTCGGGCGGCGGGCGCACGGTGTCGGTGCTGGTGCGCGGGTCGTCGGGCGCCGTGGTGGCGGAGGCGGCGCGCTCGCTGCACGACGCGCTGTGCGCCGTGCGCTGCGTGGCGCGCCGCCCCGCGCTGCTgccgggcggcggcgcgcccgaggcggcggcggcggccgcgctCGCCCGGGCCGCCATCGCCGCGCCCGGCGCCGACCACTACTGCCTGCGCGCCTACTCGGACGCTCTAGAAGTTGTACCTTCTACGCTCGCCGAGAATGCGG GTCTAAACCCGATCGAGACGGTCACTGAACTACGCGCCGCTCACGCcgccggcggcgcgggcgcggcgggcgccggCGTGAACGTGCGGCGCGGCCGCGTGACCGACATGCGCCAGGAGCACGTGCTGCAGCCGCTGCACGTCACCGCCTCCGCGCTCGCGCTCGCCACCGAGACCGTGCGCGCCATACTCAAGATCGACGACATC gTAAATACTATGAACTGA